The stretch of DNA TCATGGGGGCGGCCCCCGGCCCATGCCCCGTCTGGCGCCTGAGGGCCCCGGGGCCCGGCCTCACGCTCACGCCATGGCCTCCCCCAGCGGGGGAGGGGGGCTCGGCCGCGTGAGGGTGCGGGCAGGGGGCGGGGCCGACCGGGACAGTCAGCGGTGCAAGGCCCAGACGCGGGGGTGGGGCTGCATCAGGGGCGGGGTCCGCGTCCCCACTCGTGGCCCAGAATTGCTCCGAGGGGCCGAGCTGGCAGGCAGGCGCGGGGCACGGGCCGGGCACCCGTCGGCGGCATCCAGAGGTGGGCGTGGGGTGGATGCTCCCGGGGTGCAGGCGACAGCTCTCTAGTCTCCGGACCAGGGAGAACCCCAGGATCTGGGGTCCACTTCCGGGGTCGCAGGTCACTCGCTTGGGGCTCCGCGCTCGCCGGGCTTCTGCCGGTGCCGGCCTGAGGAGGAGGCCGGAAGAAGGAGCCGCGAGCCGCCAGCCTGCAGTGGCGCATGCGCCCAACGGTTCCAATTGGGACCCGGAAAAGGAAAACTTGACGGCATGAATGCGCAAGCGCAGAGAGGTGGTGGCGCGATAGGACGCGAGGGGTGCCATTTGGGCGTGCGCAGAGTCCAGAACTAAAGTAAGTGCATGCGTAAAAGCGTTTGGGCGCATGCGTAGACCCAGGCGTTGCCAACCCAGGGTAGACGACTGGGCGGAACCAAAGAGAGAGTTGAGTAGCCATTGGGTAACGGCAAAGTAATTGGCGCACAGCTCTTCCAATGAGTTACAGGAGACGGGGAAAAGGTGGAGGCGTGGACTCCCCTAGTTGCAGCGAGTGTTCTGCACTACCGAAGCACGCCCCTCTCGACCCGCCTCCTTTAATGATGGACCTCCTACGTCCCGATCGTGTCTCGTCTCCCAGCGGCGTCTACTTCCGGGTCAGAGCTCAGACCTAGGGTGCAGAGAACAACCTTTCGGAACAGGCAGGAATAGTCGAAAAAAGATAACGTCGTCTCTTAAAGTGACAGGCTCAAAGCAATTGGGTTGCCCTATCCAGAGGTTGTGAGGGCGACTCAGCTATTCTGAATCCAGTCGTGGGCAAAGTTCTGGACAAGTCTCAAGATTCTGCCAATGGGGAAGGGATATGAAGAAGCGGATTGTTTCCCAGGTGAGGAGAAGAGCAGAACCTTAGACAATCCACTCCAAGAGCTTGAGGTGCAGCCAGTTCCGTCTGTCCTCCAGtcttccccaccccatcccactaGCTCTGCGAGGCAGAGCTTTCTTGTTCTCATATCATATATGAAaagaatggccgggcgcggtggctcacgcctgtaatcccagcactttgggaggccgaggcgggcagatcacgaggtcaggggtttgagaccagcatggccaacgtggtgaaacccgtctctaccgaaaatacaaaaattagccggccgtggtgccacgcgccggtagtcccagctactcgggaggctgaggcaggagaatcgcttgaacccgggaggcaaaggtttcagtgagcttcGACTGCGCCATTGCgtaccagcctgggcgacagagaaagactccgtctcaaaaaaagaaaaaagaaagaaagaaattaatgagGCTCAGAATCGATGGATCGCATAGTCCCACAACTTCACAGCCAAGACCAGATTCGGCTTCACCCCCTTCCCAAGTGTGGTTCTGTAACCCCGTTTTGCTGACGCCACTGAGGATGCAGAGGGCAGAGATGGCCTATCCTTAGCAGAGACCAACCTGCACCCTAGCCAGCAGAGCACGCAGTTGGAGGCTTTTCTTTCTATATCTCAAAGCCTGCTGTGATGGGGGACCTGGTTCTGCCCTTtcccttctctgcctctcctGGCCCGCCTACCCGGGAACTCCCCTGCTGGAGCCTCTGGGAGGGGAGCGGTGCAGGCCGCCCGCGTCATCTGATGCTGTTTCCTGCTGGAGGGAGAAGAGCggaaaaaagtgaaactccaccctccacctctgcctcccgcccCCGAGGCCAAAGTACAAaggcaggaggaagaagggagcGGGGTCGGAGCCGTCGGGGCCAAAGGAGCCGGGGCCAGGAACAGGCAGTCTGAGCCCAACTGTGGACGCTCCCTCCACCCCCGCGCAAAAAGACCCAACCGGAGTTGAGGCGCTGCCCCTGGAGGCCCCACCTTACGCTTGGCGGGGGCCGGAGCCAGGCTCCCAGGACTGCTCCAGGACCGAGGGAAGCTCGGGCCCCTCCAAGCTAGCCATGGTGAGGCGTCGGAGGCCCCGGGGCCCCACCCCCCCGGCCTGACCACACTGCCCTGGGTGCCCTCCTCCAGAAGCCCGAGATGCGGGGGGCCGGGAGGCGACACTCCTGGCTCCCCAGAGAGGCGTGGGTCTGGGGCTGAGGGCCAGGGCCCGGATGCCCAGGTTCCGGGACTAGGGCCTCGGCAGCCAGCGGGGGTGGGGACCACGGGCACCCAGAGAAGGTCCTCCACACATCCCAACGCCAGCTCCCGGCCATGGAGCCCTTGAAGAGCCTCTTCCTCAAGAGCTCTCTAGGGTCATGGAATGGCAGTGGCAGCGGGGGTGGTGGGGGCAGTGGAGGAGGCCGGCCTGAGGGGTCTCCAAAGGCAGCGGGTTATGCAAACCCGGTGTGGACGGCCCTGTTCGACTACGAGCCCAGTGGGCAGGACGAGCTGGCCCTGAGGAAGGGTGACCGTGTGGAGGTGCTGTCCCGGGACGCAGCCATCTCAGGAGACGAGGGCTGGTGGGCAGGCCAGGTGGGTGGCCAGGTGGGCATCTTCCCGTCCAACTATGTGTCTCGGGGTGGCGGCCCGCCCCCCTGCGAGGTGGCCAGCTTCCAGGAGCTGCGGCTGGAGGAGGTGATCGGCATTGGAGGCTTCGGCAAGGTGTACCGGGGCAGCTGGCGAGGTGAGCTGGTGGCTGTGAAGGCAGCTCGCCAGGACCCCGATGAGGACATCAGTGTGACAGCTGAGAGCGTTCGCCAGGAGGCCCGGCTCTTCGCCATGCTAGCACACCCCAACATCATTGCCCTCAAGGCTGTGTGCCTGGAGGAGCCCAACCTGTGCCTGGTGATGGAGTATGCAGCTGGTGGACCCCTCAGCCGAGCTCTGGCAGGGCGGCGCGTGCCTCCCCATGTGCTGGTTAACTGGGCTGTGCAGATTGCCCGTGGGATGCACTACCTGCACTGCGAGGCCCTGGTGCCCGTCATCCACCGCGACCTCAAGTCCAACAACAGTGAGTTTCTGGCGGCATGGTTACGGGTGGCATGGCTCTGGCACACATCTGCTCCCACCCTTCCACTGAGCCTAGCTTAAGGTCTACTGCAGGTAGGAGCACTCACCCTAGAGGGTCCCAGCTGACCAGGTACCCATGGGCTCAAGCTAGCCCCCAACCAGAGCTCCAGGCACCCAGAAGAGTCTTCCTGTCCCAGCTTCAGAAGTCCTTGACCCCAGCCTGCAGCTGCGGTTTGGACAAGTTAAGAGACTGGGATTTCTCAGGTGGGCCATAAGCATCCTGCCCAGCTCTGGCTCCCACCTCAAGGAAGTCCTCTGGAAGCTCGCGCtccccttcttctcctcccctAAGTTCATATTCGTGGAGCTGGTGCTCTGTCCTCTCCTGTCATCATGGGCAGCTCCTCCAGAACAGATATCTCAGAGGGGGAAGCCCTCCTTGGCAGTCAAGGCCAAGGCCAGGGCTGGAATTCTGGCCTAGCCCTCCCTGGCTGCATGACCTCTAGCTCGTTACTCCAGCTTGGAGCCTCAATTTCAGACTCTGTAAAAAGGGAGCGTGAAACAGCTCAAAAGCCTGGGCAAGCCTGACCTGCAATCCCCAACCCACAGCGGGTCCTCAGCCGTGATGGACATTTGAGGGCTGGATCTCCAAGAGGGCCTAGCCTGGAATCAGTGCTTGGGGTGGGAGTGCTGGGctaagggagactccatctcccaccATTTTAAGCCCCCAACACGCTTTCCATCATGGCCCAAGAGAAGCAAGTAGTAGCTTCAGAGGGCTTCCTGGTGCACGCAGCATTTAGAGAGCGAAGGCATGGAAGCAGGACCTAGCACCCAGCAGGGACCAGGAACAGGGGCCTCCTAGAGCCCAGGgtgcaggctggagagcagcagtAGGAAAtgcaggaggggccaggctcagtgggGTCACTGGAAAAGCATGAGACATTCTTAGAGGAGGGTCCATGTGGATATTTTGAGCCTCCTGGCCTGGACCATAGACAAGGGGCTTGCAGGAAACAGAGTGCTGAGTCCCAGATATCCAAGTTCTTGCCAGGGCTGGAGGAGCCAGGGGAGGCCTGCCAACCACCCCACCCACTCTTCTCATCCCTGGTAAGGTGCAgttcccacctctcagcctcaaCCCTGGGCTCTATCTAGGGACCCCCACTACCTGCCCCAATCTGAGGGGGATCCCCCGAAGGCACAGGGGGAGGGGACTCCCATCTTCTGTTTTTCCTCCgttttctttccagaaaaaatGGAACAATAGCCCAggcccctgctccccaccctcccctctgCTTCCTGCGTTTCCTGCTGCCCCGAGCCGGCTTCCTGTCCCTGCTCCAGCCCCTGCTCCCTCCCTAGCGCAGCTGCCTGCAGGGGAGGAAAGAGCTGGGGGTGGAGGGCTTGCGGGAGGAAGGAGCCTGGAACTGCTGCCCCACTCCCCTCTAGTTCCCCTGCTTCCCTCTCAGAGTCTGGGAGTTGGTGGTAAAGGGCAGGCAAGgtgccctcagcctccctgagcctGGCATTTAACCTCGGAGACCCCAGTCTTAGGCCCAAGTTGCTGTCTGTGggattggggtggggggagtCCCTGGGCTTGGGGGGGCACAAGCAGGAAACAATGGCATGATTTTCCTGGACAATGGGGGCCTTGTGAGGAAGCCTGGCGGGGAGAGGAGGGGGAATTCTCCAGGCCCACGAGTCACAGGACTGACCAGCCAGCTCGGCCTGGGCCTGACCTCCCCCAGTTCTCCCCAAAAGGACTCCCCCTCCCAAGTGGGAGACCTGGCCCAGGCCAGAAAGGAGAAGTAGGGACcacaggagggaagaggaagaggcgTGAGCTGCCCAGGCCACTCCCGAGCCCCACAGAGGCCAGCctggggagggagctggtggCCAGGTCCCTGTCAGAGGCCAGGGAGCCCTAAAGGGGCACTGAGAGCTTCCCCTAGCTTCGAGGTCTCTGGCCCATTCTCCTCTGGGTGACCCCTGACCTCCCATGCCTGGGGTCTACATCAGGGGTCTGGGGTCTACCGGAACAGCAGCTTGAGTTGGGACAATTGAAAGCACAGAGAGGCAGCTTGGAGAGAAAGCAGAGGATGGGGCTTAGCAGCTGGCAGAGCCGGGAGCGGGGAGGTAGCAGAAAGGCCACAAGCACAAAGAAGTCCTGAAACTTTGGGTGAGTTGCTGCCcgtctctgggcctcagattccCCACCTGAAAAAGGTGGAGAGTGGCTACCCGGCCTGAGATACTGGAACAGCACTTTGCCAGTCTCGGATGCCACAAGTGGCTGGAGACCGGGCCAAGCAGCAGCAAGTGTTGGTCTTCAAAGGGGGAGTTGGGCCCTGGCACCAGGGGAAGTGCCCATTTCCACTCCACCCACTGCCCCAGCCTGTGCGTTTCCCCTTTGGAATGAGCTTGTCGTGGGGGGCTTGCTAAACGGTCAGGTCCCCAGCCTCCAGCAGCCAGACCGGAGGCTATTGTGAAGCTGGCAGTAAGGAGTgacagaggagggagaggggggTGGAGATACGATATGAACTTTAGGACAACTGGCCTTTAGGATGCTTCTGCCAGGTGGCAGCCCCCATGGAAAAGCTTTAAAAGTAtggtcttggccgggcgcggtggctcaagcctgtaatcccagcactttgggaggccgagacgggtggatcacgaggtcaggagatcgagaccatcctggctaacacggtgaaacccggtctctactaaaaatacaaaaaaactagccgggcgaggtggcgggcgcctgtagtcccagctactccggaggctgaggcaggagaatggcgtaagcccaggaggcggagcttgcagtgagctgagatctggccactgcactccagcccgggagacagagcaagactccgtctcaaaacaaacaaacaaaaaaaaagtgtggtctTGTTTCATGCTCGTGACAGCCGTCTGAGGAGGGTTTTGTTGTCATCCTCGGCTTGATGAAGTGTTCAGGATTTGGCTCCAGGGTCTGGCTCAGAGGAGTAGGTGGATTTTGAGACCATTCTCTGGATTAGGAAAAGTTGCAGGAAAATCTACTGGGCATGCCGGGATAGTAAAGGTGATCATGAAGGGCACCTGGACATTAGGTAGAGCTGCTGAGGGGTAGCTGAACCAATTTGTCTGGCCTGGAGTTGCAAAAGTGGAAGATGCCAGTAGGGAGAGGGAGCTGGTACCTGGAAGAGGCTGAGTCAGCCAGGGGCTGTGGGCAGAGGTTGAGGAGAGGCCATGCTCTGAGAAGCACCAGCGCTGAAATGGCTGAAGGTGGAGGATGCAGAAACAGCCAAGCAGCCAGGGGCTGTGGGGGCTGAGGACGGTGGGGCAGCGGGGACGGCTGGCAGCAGTGTGAGATGCCTCTTCAAGGCCCAGGTGGCCTGGCCAGCAGCAGGATCAGGGCTTGTGGCTTTAAGCCCTGAAAAATGAGCACCCTGGTTCtgccacctcctctgggaagtcttccctgactcACCATGCTGTATTAGGTGCCCTTCCCATCTGCTCCACCCTGTGCCCTATGCTGCTCCCATGACAGTCGTGTCACATGGGGCAGGAGAGCTGAGAGGTGTGCCCTGACATGGGTCCAGAAACATGGTTGACTTGATACTGCTTCTCTTCCACAGTGCAGTTGGCTGTAACCAGAAAAGTAGAGGGACCCTTCAGACCCTTCATGACTCTATGACTTTGTCCTCTTTCTATTCCTCGAGAACTTCTCTCACTTGAGTCATTCCTGTCCTGGTGAGAGATTTGTAAGTTGCTGCTTCTCCTCTTTGTACCAAGTACGGTGGCCCCATTTGGGTTAAAGCCACGAGCCCCTGCCAAGTCTGACCATCCACGCCTACATTTACCCCAAGCTCCTCCTTTGTGGCCAAGAACCATCACTTTCTTGGACCCcaccctttctcttcccttccagcTGCATCGGTAGGTATCTTTTGGAATCTTTGCCTTGGAAGTGGCTGCACTTGCCACAGTGTGATGTGGGCACTAGGGGCCTGTGGTACCTGCTGGGCTTCTTTTCTCACCAAGAGCTTCCCTCTTGCTCCCCACTACAAGGGGGGTTCTGATTCACGCTCCTGCCTCAACAAAGTGACAGGACACTCACAGATCTCTCTTGAAATCAAAGCCATAAATgcccaggccaggcgtggtggctcacatctgtaatcccagcactttgggaggccaaggtgggtggatcacaaggtcaggaaatcaagaccgtcctggctaatacggtgaaaccccatctctgctaaaaatacaaaaaattagccgggtgcagtgggtggcggacgcctatagtcccagctactagcaAGGCGAGGCAGGAAAatgtcatgaacccgggaggcggagcttgcagtgagcggagatcacaccactgcactccagcctgggtgatagagcgagactccgtctcaaaaaaaaaaaaaaaaaagcccagagcTGCCACCTTGCCAATTTTGTTTCAGTGGTGTCTTAGGGAAAAGCTAGAACACTGGTTTCAGAGCCACACAGACCAGGTTGTAATCTCTGCTGTATTTGTTTTATGACCTCTGCCAAGTCATTTCCCtgcttggtttcctcatctgtgaaacgtGAAAAATATTATCTAGCTCATAAATGGTTTTGAGTGCTAGGGCTGAGTGTGAAATGTCTGTCGtcgaccaggtgcagtggctcacgcctgtaatcctagcactttgggaggcgaggtgggcagatcacctgaggttgggagttcgagaccagcctgatcaacatggagaaatcctgtctctactaaaaatacaaaattagccgggcatggtggcgcatgcctgtaatcccactactcgggaggctaaggcgggagaatcgcttgaacccgggaggtggaggttgcagtgagccaaggtcgtgccactgcactcagcctgggcaacaagagcgaaactccatctcaaaaaaaaaaaagaaaaagaaagaaatgtgtgacTTCAAGTAGGTCCTCAAGATCTAGACCAAGTCACCTCTGTGCCCCCAGGACCCAGCCAGGATGTCCGTCAGATGAGTTTGCTCCCAGCTCTTACCCTGTCCCCACCACCTGATCCTGGAGCATCCACAATCTAGCCCCTCTTCTCTAGTTTTGCTGCTGCAGCCCATTGAGGGTGACGACATGGAGCACAAGACCCTGAAGATCACCGACTTTGGCCTGGCCCGAGAGTGGCACAAAACCACACAAATGAGTGCCGCGGGCACCTACGCCTGGATGGCTCCTGAGGTTATCAAGGCCTCCACCTTCTCTAAGGGCAGTGACGTCTGGAGGTGCGGCCCTCGGTGGGGCTGGACAGGGGCTGCCATGGGGCTGCAGAGGGCAGAGGTGGCTGCCTAAGTCTAGGGCTGGGCCAAGTCCAGGGACAGGGATCCAAACCACTTAGCTCCTAGTTGCTTTTGGGTGAAGTGGCAGTAAGGGGGTGTGGGTTGGGAGAGAAGGGAACACAGACCTGTTGTCTCCCCCACAGTTTTGGGGTGCTGCTGTGGGAACTGCTGACCGGGGAGGTACCGTACCGTGGCATTGACTGCCTTGCTGTGGCCTATGGCGTAGCTGTTAACAAGCTCACACTGCCTATCCCATCCACCTGCCCCGAGCCCTTCGCACAGCTTATGGCAGGTAAGAGGACGGGGCGGGGGGAGCAGGTGAGGGGCAAAGCCTGGCCCAGGACATATCCACCCACAGACCCCTTCTTATTCTGTCCCCGCTGCACGCCGTGCCCCTAGACTGCTGGGCGCAGGACCCTCACCGCAGGCCCG from Piliocolobus tephrosceles isolate RC106 chromosome 13, ASM277652v3, whole genome shotgun sequence encodes:
- the MAP3K11 gene encoding mitogen-activated protein kinase kinase kinase 11 isoform X2, producing the protein MEPLKSLFLKSSLGSWNGSGSGGGGGSGGGRPEGSPKAAGYANPVWTALFDYEPSGQDELALRKGDRVEVLSRDAAISGDEGWWAGQVGGQVGIFPSNYVSRGGGPPPCEVASFQELRLEEVIGIGGFGKVYRGSWRGELVAVKAARQDPDEDISVTAESVRQEARLFAMLAHPNIIALKAVCLEEPNLCLVMEYAAGGPLSRALAGRRVPPHVLVNWAVQIARGMHYLHCEALVPVIHRDLKSNNILLLQPIEGDDMEHKTLKITDFGLAREWHKTTQMSAAGTYAWMAPEVIKASTFSKGSDVWSFGVLLWELLTGEVPYRGIDCLAVAYGVAVNKLTLPIPSTCPEPFAQLMADCWAQDPHRRPDFASILQQLEALEAQVLREMPRDSFHSMQEGWKREIQGLFDELRAKEKELLSREEELTRAAREQRSQAEQLRRREHLLAQWELEVFERELTLLLQQVDRERPHVRRRRGTFKRSKLRARDGGERISMPLDFKHRITVQASPGLDRRRNVFEVGPGDSPTFPRFRAIQLEPAEPGQAWGRQSPRRLEDLSNGERRACWAWGPSSPKPGESQNGRRRSRMDEATWYLDSDDSSPLGSPSTPPALNATAN